One window from the genome of Echinicola vietnamensis DSM 17526 encodes:
- a CDS encoding DUF2179 domain-containing protein gives MQEFFSGMGMDEDMFTYVVMPLLIFLARVGDVTINTLRIMFVLNGKKNVAPILGFFEALIWLLAIGQIFQNIDNPMSYLAYAGGFGAGTYIGMVIEEKLALGRVLVRVITKEPMPELIEYMKERDFRFTNVGAEGRYGKVNLLFTVMKRESLKGFIGKIKSLNDKAFYTIESVKRISEDDLNVMEDRPRFTTRVFNRVRK, from the coding sequence ATGCAAGAATTCTTTAGCGGAATGGGAATGGACGAGGATATGTTTACTTATGTCGTCATGCCCTTGTTGATTTTCTTGGCCCGGGTAGGAGATGTGACCATCAACACGCTTCGGATCATGTTTGTGTTAAACGGCAAAAAAAATGTTGCTCCCATCTTAGGTTTTTTTGAAGCCTTGATATGGTTATTGGCCATAGGCCAGATCTTTCAAAACATCGATAACCCGATGTCCTATTTGGCGTATGCAGGAGGTTTTGGGGCAGGAACTTACATAGGGATGGTCATTGAAGAGAAACTCGCACTGGGCCGTGTGCTGGTCCGGGTCATCACCAAGGAGCCGATGCCCGAGCTGATAGAATACATGAAGGAAAGGGACTTCCGGTTTACCAATGTCGGAGCTGAAGGAAGATACGGCAAAGTGAACTTACTGTTTACCGTCATGAAAAGAGAGAGCCTGAAAGGGTTTATCGGAAAAATCAAGTCCCTAAATGATAAGGCATTTTATACCATTGAGAGTGTCAAGAGGATCAGTGAGGACGATCTTAATGTCATGGAGGACAGGCCTCGATTTACCACCAGGGTGTTTAACCGGGTTAGAAAATAA